In one Lolium rigidum isolate FL_2022 chromosome 3, APGP_CSIRO_Lrig_0.1, whole genome shotgun sequence genomic region, the following are encoded:
- the LOC124700701 gene encoding L-gulonolactone oxidase 2-like, with product MRSGKVLVVLLLGLLLGVAMSSPSPEPVACAHGTSNCTLTNAYGSFPDRSICRAANAIFPGTEQELVAAVAAAAAANRKVKAATKHSHSFPKLACPGGRDGTIISTERLNRTVSIDTASGLMTVESGMVLKDLIQDAAAAGLALPNSPYWHGITIGGLLATGAHGSSLWGKGSAVHEYVVGMRIVTPAPASQGFAVVRQLGVDDPDLDAVKVSLGVLGVVSQVTLKLQPMFKRSVTLEKRDDTDFAAQVAVWGDLHEFGDMTWLPWQRKVIYRRDDRVPASTPGNGLNDNSAFSGSSKLVLSAVRSLEEYVENASEFTRCLAARVVSKLFELQGYGFTNSKKGSFFMGYPRNPVVGFQNRIQASGTCIGSSEDLPCIWDPRSRATFFYNSGFSIAVSRAPAYIAEVQKLRDLNPRAFCGLDFKLGVLLRYVRASSAYLGKSDDSLDFDISYYRSFTEGEPRSHADVIDEIEQLALNKYDAIPHWGKNRNFVFHGVIAKYPKAAEFLKVKARYDPDGIFSSEWSDQVLGINGSPNIVGRGCAIEGLCVCSDDSHCALSNGREYSCQPGKVFPEARVCSLRPTTSREEL from the exons ATGAGAAGTGGAAAGGTGCTCGTGGTTCTCCTCCTCGGTCTTCTCCTCGGAGTGGCCATGTCAAGCCCGTCGCCTGAGCCAGTGGCCTGCGCCCATGGCACGTCCAACTGCACCTTGACCAACGCGTACGGCTCCTTCCCTGACCGCAGCATCTGCCGCGCGGCCAACGCCATCTTCCCAGGCACTGAGCAGGAGCTCGTCGCAGCTGTGGCAGCCGCTGCCGCGGCCAATCGCAAGGTCAAGGCGGCCACCAAGCACTCCCACAGTTTCCCCAAGCTGGCCTGTCCCGGCGGCCGCGACGGCACGATCATCAGCACGGAGCGGCTCAACCGGACGGTGAGCATTGACACCGCCAGCGGCCTGATGACGGTGGAGAGCGGCATGGTGCTCAAGGACCTGATCCAGGACGCTGCCGCGGCTGGGCTCGCGCTGCCGAACTCGCCCTACTGGCACGGCATCACCATCGGCGGACTCCTGGCGACGGGTGCGCACGGGAGCTCGTTGTGGGGCAAGGGAAGCGCCGTGCACGAGTACGTGGTCGGAATGAGGATCgtgacgccggcgccggcgagccaGGGCTTCGCCGTTGTGAGGCAGCTCGGCGTCGACGACCCCGACCTCGACGCGGTCAAGGTGTCCCTCGGTGTCCTTGGCGTCGTCTCCCAG GTTACGCTTAAGTTGCAGCCGATGTTCAAGCGGTCGGTGACGTTGGAGAAGCGCGACGACACGGATTTCGCGGCGCAGGTGGCCGTCTGGGGCGATCTGCACGAGTTCGGCGACATGACGTGGTTGCCGTGGCAGCGCAAGGTCATCTACCGCAGGGACGACCGTGTCCCCGCCTCTACACCGGGCAACGGCCTCAACGACAACTCCGCCTTCAGCGGCAGCTCAAAGCTCGTGCTCAGCGCCGTCAGATCATTGGAGGAGTACGTGGAGAACGCCAGTGAATTCACCCGGTGCCTGGCGGCGAGGGTGGTATCGAAGCTGTTCGAGCTGCAGGGGTACGGCTTCACCAACAGCAAGAAGGGCTCCTTCTTCATGGGTTACCCACGCAACCCAGTGGTGGGATTCCAGAACCGCATACAGGCGTCCGGCACCTGCATCGGCAGCTCGGAGGACCTCCCCTGCATATGGGATCCACGCAGTCGGGCCACTTTCTTCTACAATTCAGGCTTCAGCATCGCCGTCTCCAGGGCGCCTGCGTACATCGCCGAGGTGCAGAAGCTCCGCGACCTCAATCCGCGCGCCTTCTGCGGCCTGGACTTCAAGCTTGGTGTGCTGCTTCGCTACGTGAGGGCCTCCTCCGCGTACCTCGGCAAGTCCGACGACTCCCTCGACTTTGACATCTCGTACTACCGCAGCTTCACGGAGGGCGAGCCGCGGTCGCATGCGGACGTGATCGACGAGATCGAGCAGCTCGCGCTGAACAAGTACGACGCCATCCCGCACTGGGGCAAGAACCGCAACTTCGTCTTCCACGGCGTCATCGCCAAGTACCCCAAGGCCGCCGAATTCCTCAAAGTGAAGGCCAGGTACGACCCGGATGGAATCTTCTCCAGCGAGTGGAGCGACCAGGTGCTTGGGATCAACGGGAGCCCCAACATCGTTGGAAGGGGCTGCGCCATTGAAGGTCTTTGTGTCTGCTCCGATGACTCGCACTGCGCGCTGAGTAACGGAAGAGAGTACTCATGCCAGCCCGGGAAGGTGTTTCCAGAGGCGAGGGTATGCTCGCTCCGACCCACCACCAGCCGAGAGGAACTGTGA